A window of the Cheilinus undulatus linkage group 21, ASM1832078v1, whole genome shotgun sequence genome harbors these coding sequences:
- the LOC121503667 gene encoding serine/threonine-protein kinase 19-like, translated as MNRKRALISDTFKIKKRRNGTEEFGAVNEENGPTDIRSSLEYLMTLFPRKLFNDALPQIVLKHQLYSIHNDKTLVDKELNKLRERGELLMFQLGFDAEAFALIFASDYKAKVLAGEEGKVTRATVEKFLEKVVSSCTDLSFSKDKMLREFQFTDSEITQLVKSGVLTVRDAGSWWLSIPNSGKFTKYFIQGRKAVLGMVKKSKYGEVLKADLEERRTTSLVKFHMKYHIHDIVGAELVESIPTTSGTLLRFVDN; from the exons ATGAACCGTAAACGAGCTTTGATTTCAGACACTTTCAAGattaagaaaagaagaaatggcACTGAGGAGTTTGGAGCTGTCAATGAGGAAAATG GACCAACTGACATCAGATCCAGCCTGGAGTACCTCATGACACTGTTTCCCAGGAAGCTCTTCAATGACGCCTTGCCTCAAATAGTTCTAAAGCATCAGCTCTACAGCATACACAATGACAAGACTCTGGTGGACAAGGAGCTG AATAAGCTACGGGAAAGAGGAGAGCTGCTGATGTTCCAGCTGGGGTTTGATGCAGAAGCTTTCGCGCTGATTTTTGCCTCTGATTACAAGGCTAAAGTGCTGGCTGGAGAGGAGGGCAAAGTGACGAGAGCCACGGTGGAAAAGTTCTTGGAGAAAGTGGTGTCATCTTGCACAGATTTAAGCTTCAGCAAGGACAAGATGCTCAGAGAGTTCCAATTCACAGACTCTGAAATAAC GCAGCTGGTAAAGTCAGGAGTCCTGACAGTGAGGGATGCCGGCAGCTGGTGGCTTTCTATTCCTAACTCTGGAAAATTTACCAAGTACTTCATACAAG GTCGTAAAGCAGTGCTCGGCATGGTGAAGAAGTCCAAATATGGCGAGGTCTTAAAGGCAGATTTGGAGGAGCGGCGAACAACCTCTCTAGTGAAATTCCACATGAAATATCACATCCACGATATCGTGGGGGCAGAGCTGGTAGAAAG catACCCACGACATCAGGAACATTGTTGCGATTTGTTGACAACTGA